Part of the Dreissena polymorpha isolate Duluth1 chromosome 12, UMN_Dpol_1.0, whole genome shotgun sequence genome, AGAGTGAGTTGACATACTGACCAGCGTGATGTTAGTCAGTGCTGGTAAACCGGCTACACCAGAACAAGAGTTAGTTGATAAACTGACCGACGTGATATTAGTCAGTGCTGGTAAACCAGCTGTACCAGAACAATAGTTTCTTGATAAACTGATCGACGTGATATTAGTCAGTGCTGGTAAACCAGCTATAACAGAACAAGAGTGAGTTGATAAACTGACCGACGTGATATTAGTCAGTGATGGTAAACCAGCTATACCAGAACAAGAGTTAGTTGATAAACTGGCCGACGTGATATTAGTCAGTGTTGGTAAACCAGCTATACCTGAACAAGAGTTAGTTGATAAACTGGCCGGCGTGATATTAGTCAGTGCTGGTAAACCGGCTATACCAGGAAAAGTGAGATTATTCTGACTGAACAACTTTTAAAAACGGCGATAAAATCCAACTTTACCAAACAGGAGATTATTTTACATTTCCcttaataatataaatttgtGCAATCATACAGTTATTTGTTGCAATATTTCAGATACTGAGGAACTGATACACTATTTCGAAAAATACCTGATTGATGTTACCAGCTTTCCTGCTTATACATACAGTCGAACTTCAATTCAGGATATTGAACGGAGATGCAGAAAACAACTTACAAAAACAAGATTCAGTGAGCGCGACACAAAAATATTCATGTCTAAAGACGCACATCTGTTTACAACCGTGAGCCAATACACCACTTTCAAGCTTGCCACTTCAATGGATTGTCGCATTGACACGAAAGATATTGAGAACACAATAAGGTGTACATATGCGCCGTGCGTTTTTGTTATTGAATATAAGCAACTCCATGCCATTGCTAATATTTTCGAAGAACTTCAGAGGAAGGGTCTGGAATTTTGCGTCTTAATAATTGGTGATAAATCTTGTATTAATGATATGCAGACATTACCCGCGCGGCTGATCGCATTCGCTTCTAAAAGTGATATGCAAGACGCTGTAGATGATCTTCTTGAAAGGTTTTCATTTTCGATATTAAGAAAATTGATGGAGCAAATTGAGACAGATGCTAACATTGGTCCGGAAGAATTCAAGCCAGGTAGGACTTGTATGGATTTGTTTAGATTTGTGTATACATCTGAACGTTGATGGACATCTTTTCATATATTTCTGTTATGTATTGGTGTGTTTTTCCATATAATGTAGGTGATTGTTATGAGACGTTGCAAGAAATCTATCAACAAATACGGGCGGCGTACAAGAACAGTGGGGTACCTGAAGATGAGCGACCATTGATTCCAAACAACGAGTTCAATTACCCCTCAAACGTAAATGAAGTAAGTATACAACGTTTGCATAATACATATACAAAGTTGATATGTCGGGTTTATAACGTTTGTTGATGTACATATACACTGAACAAAGTCCAGAATAACGAGCATGTTTATCGGTGTAACATTTGACAACCTTTCCTATCGATTCCAAATAGGAAAACGCATTTGTTAAGGTTCCGGTTGTCAAGCTAAATGACTCACGTGACttcttttttttaacataaaccaATTACCGCCATCAGTTTaataattactaaatatataTGTTGATCGGATATGTACATGTGTCCTTGTAGATCAGCGCTAGAGTTCTTCAAATACAAGGTGTTTTGCCTGTTTTAAAAACAACGGGCGACTGAAGATATATATTGATAACACAGCTGTAAAATCTGAAAGTGAGTGTACAAATGAGGTTATACATATTCTTGCTGTTTGTGGATTCGAAAAATACTCGCTCTTTGTCGGTAGTTTGGAGTGTTATTGGCAAGCCGGTGATGCCATTTCGAATCCTCAGATTGAGGCTACGTGAGGAGGATTTGCTAATAAATGCAACGGTTTATCATCACCTATTAACCTCTATCAACAAGAAAGTCAGGTCCATGCAGTAGAGCCCATACTAGTAGCTCTAATATCTCGCCATGTAGCTACACATTTACAGTCTGGTGATCTCAAAGTGTCCGACAAGATCCTGGGACATATTGAATATATACATGATTTGGAATGGCTCGATATCGTTCCAGTTGATGTCGCTAAGGAATTGCAAAACGAATGCGAAACACGGTTTCGAACGGAAGATGGTATTTTGAAACATGCAGAACTAAGCGGGTTTACATTAGAACATCGATCGCCAGTTCACATTTGGGGAGCAAAATCGGCACCTGGTTTGGGATTTCTATTAGAATGTGACCCAAGTGAATcaaataattacatgttttttgCTAGTCGATCTGATGAATATGTTTTCTGCGTCCCCGGCGACAGTGGTTCTATTGTTTGTAGCAGGGACAGAAAAGGCCGATTGTTTGCATTAGCAATCCTTATTGGTAAATTTAACCCATGGAAAATAATAAAGCAATCGCAACAAAATGAAAACTATGCCAACAAATACGACGACATATCAGCAGATGAGCAAAAACAAGAGTCCAACGAGCATGCGAAAAACAAATATGAGGAAACTACTTGCATGGGTGACGACAAAGCACACGGAACAGACAATCGCACGTTAATAACCGAAACATTGATAGATAGCAGAGAAGATCTACAACTAGAACCAACATTTGTAGCGCTTAATCTCTTAAACGCATTTAAAGGTTTGTCTGAGAAATACAAGTGTGAATTCAGACTCTGTAGAGAAAAGAATGAAGtgaaagtttaaacatatttaacttaTTACGTCTAACCCGACGCACAAATCATACCAATATGTTCAATTTTCGGGGAAATGTGACCAAACATCTTCAATAAGACCTACatacacttgaagacttttcttccgcaacacttttcaaacttgaatatctgaATAATAAGTTAagattatgatttaaaaaaatatgtgatcatttgactaaatTCTTAGCAAGCTGACGATTAAATCATCCATCCGTTAACCCACCTAgattgatgaaattgaaatatatttggaaTAATATCGCGAGTCACCATTTCCACTTGCAAGAAGATGAAACTATACTTACCCCTagtgctaaagcgtccgatcgttaCGGATGAAAGATTGTATCTTGAGGTTGCTCAAATGTGGTCAACTGATCACACgtaaaaaatttattaaaaaactttACTCATTTCTGAGATATTCAATATcgaaaagtgttgcgttaaaaaagtctccaagtgttttgaaaatgcttatataaaaatagtatttacgatcttattatgttttgttaaaaacagaaGGTGCGATGATAAATACAAAAGCTACAGCTAAAATTCCAAAGAATTTGTTTCAGAAAATATAAGGTATTGGAAAGAACATTGCAAAGAGGTTTCTGCTGTACAGCAGAAAACTCCTGCATGTACACTAGACAGTTGCAAGGTTGGATACACCGTGAGTCTGTTTAGATTCATTCATTCGACGTTTACACAATTTTAAATCTCCAAAAACAAATGAACAGTAAGTTTTGGCATAAAAATATGTTGGATGTTGCGCCGTTTTCAACAGTGTTTTCTTTTGTGTTGATTTAATAAGCGGTATCAGTTTAATGATCACGAGTGCTTGTGTTAGCAAATTTTATTTCTATTGTTATAGTTAATATGTGTCATGTGTAATAGCCAATTGTTTTTTAGTGTTAAATGTACCATTTTATATGTTATCAACCTTGTACTGTAAACGATAGAAATAATTGCTCGTGGCAAAAGATGTAAAAACGGCCTTTTAGAGTGAAAGAAAATTTAAGTGAGTTTGGTCTGCAGTCATATGTATAATTGccttttaattgtaaatatttattatctGATGTAAGAACTGTACTTTTGAACAGACTTGTTGATCAATGCCATAATGATCTTCAGAGAGTTAATGGTGTAAATGGAAATGGACGTAATAAATTACGAACATACAAGCTCTTTAAAGATCATTATCACGTTGAAAATTATTGTAGACTTACTCTTCCATTTCCGCATAGATAGGCTTAACCAAGTTTTTTTTCCtcacttttttattatttctttttacttcttcattaCTATGGAATACTCATATTTTTGTATTCCtcctttttgttttctatttttgtttgtatatatgactatatttttttttataatagaaagcaactggacatgttttaaattagaaactaactggacaattacacacaaactatcatttacatcaccctccacctctttaaatgattaaatt contains:
- the LOC127853033 gene encoding uncharacterized protein LOC127853033, translated to MNITTSEVTTKTLISMTSPFTANTSPGKFGTDDMRRSGPDSERHTIRITVCTAVAVLFVIFCLLGYYTLRRMSKNRNSSETSSFINAIDEVNIENPYFSDNRSSTQLSNAHHVIFSSGEEHGRPEFVELNTLTQELDTEELIHYFEKYLIDVTSFPAYTYSRTSIQDIERRCRKQLTKTRFSERDTKIFMSKDAHLFTTVSQYTTFKLATSMDCRIDTKDIENTIRCTYAPCVFVIEYKQLHAIANIFEELQRKGLEFCVLIIGDKSCINDMQTLPARLIAFASKSDMQDAVDDLLERFSFSILRKLMEQIETDANIGPEEFKPGDCYETLQEIYQQIRAAYKNSGVPEDERPLIPNNEFNYPSNVNEISARVLQIQGVLPVLKTTGD